Proteins from one Cicer arietinum cultivar CDC Frontier isolate Library 1 chromosome 3, Cicar.CDCFrontier_v2.0, whole genome shotgun sequence genomic window:
- the LOC101492631 gene encoding large ribosomal subunit protein eL21z/eL21y-like — protein MPAGHGLRSRTRDSFSRPFRKKGTIALTTYLRTYHIGDYVDIRVNGAVHKGMPHKFYHGRTGRVWNVTKRAIGVEVNKQVRNKILRKRIHVRVEHVMPSRCTEEFRLRKIKNDQLKAEAKAKGEVISTKRKPEGPKPGFKVEGATLETVTPIPYDVVNDLKGGY, from the exons ATGCCGGCCGGTCATGGTTTGAGATCTCGCACGAGAGACTCTTTCTCTCGTCCATTCAGAAAGAAGGGTACAATTGCCCTAACCACTTACCTCAGAACCTATCACATCGGCGATTATGTTGATATTAGGGTTAACGGTGCCGTACACAAAGGTATGCCTCACAAGTTCTACCATGGACGTACCGGTCGTGTCTGGAATGTCACTAAACGCGCCATCGGTGTCGAGGTCAACAAGCAG GTTAGGAACAAGATTTTGAGAAAGAGGATTCATGTTCGTGTGGAGCATGTTATGCCTTCTAGGTGTACTGAAGAGTTCCGTTTGAGGAAGATCAAGAACGATCAACTCAAGGCTGAAGCTAAGGCAAAGGGTGAGGTCATTAGCACCAAGCGCAAGCCAGAGGGTCCTAAACCTGGTTTCAAGGTTGAGGGTGCTACATTGGAAACAGTCACTCCAATTCCTTATGATGTGGTTAACGACCTTAAAGGAGGATACTAg